The Pseudoalteromonas arctica A 37-1-2 genome includes a region encoding these proteins:
- a CDS encoding MFS transporter, whose amino-acid sequence MPLALWALTLSAFAIGTTEFVIVGLVPTIANDLGVSLPSAGLLVSLYAVGVAIGAPVLTALTGRWNRKVVLISLMGLFVLGNLLAWQAPSYETLILARILTGLAHGVFFSIGSMIATSLVSKDKEASAIAIMFTGLTVALVTGVPLGTWIGQHFGWRATFLVVSVLGLIALIGSSILVPKNLKQSIPATFKEQLQVIVKPRLLLVYLMTILGYGGTFTAFTYLAPILEQQTGFAPSAIALIMLVYGVSVAIGNIWGGKLADKRGPISALSIIFSALSIILLIFTFTMESKIAAVLTILVWGAFAFGNVPGLQLYVVKQAQKHTPNAVDVASGLNIAAFNIGIALGSIIGGSVVENMTLQDTAWIGAVISVLALGFTRYSGMLDKREIQQA is encoded by the coding sequence ATGCCATTGGCTTTGTGGGCGCTTACCTTAAGCGCATTTGCAATAGGAACAACTGAGTTTGTAATAGTGGGATTAGTACCCACCATTGCAAACGACTTAGGCGTAAGCCTACCTTCAGCAGGTTTGCTTGTAAGTTTATATGCGGTTGGCGTTGCCATTGGTGCGCCGGTGCTAACAGCTTTAACGGGTCGTTGGAATCGTAAAGTGGTCTTAATAAGCTTAATGGGCTTGTTTGTATTGGGTAACTTACTCGCTTGGCAAGCGCCAAGTTACGAAACATTAATACTTGCGCGCATTTTAACGGGGCTTGCCCATGGTGTGTTTTTTTCAATCGGATCGATGATTGCCACAAGTCTAGTAAGCAAAGACAAAGAAGCCAGTGCAATTGCAATTATGTTTACCGGGCTTACTGTAGCACTAGTAACTGGTGTGCCACTAGGTACATGGATTGGACAACACTTTGGTTGGCGTGCAACGTTTTTAGTTGTGTCGGTATTAGGTTTAATTGCATTAATCGGCAGCTCTATTTTAGTGCCAAAAAACTTAAAACAATCAATACCAGCCACGTTTAAAGAACAACTACAAGTAATTGTAAAACCGCGTTTATTACTCGTGTATTTAATGACGATATTGGGATACGGCGGCACGTTTACAGCGTTTACTTATTTAGCACCTATTTTAGAGCAACAAACAGGTTTTGCGCCTTCGGCTATTGCTTTAATAATGCTTGTTTACGGTGTATCGGTAGCGATAGGTAATATTTGGGGTGGAAAGTTGGCCGACAAACGCGGCCCAATTAGCGCACTGAGCATTATATTCAGCGCTTTGAGTATTATTTTACTGATATTTACTTTTACGATGGAATCAAAAATTGCCGCTGTACTTACTATTCTAGTCTGGGGCGCATTTGCTTTTGGCAATGTGCCAGGCTTGCAACTTTATGTAGTAAAGCAAGCACAAAAGCACACGCCAAATGCGGTAGATGTTGCATCAGGTTTGAACATAGCCGCATTTAATATTGGTATTGCACTTGGGTCAATTATTGGTGGTAGCGTAGTAGAGAACATGACCCTGCAAGATACAGCATGGATAGGCGCCGTTATCTCTGTTTTAGCACTTGGTTTTACACGCTACAGCGGTATGCTTGATAAACGTGAAATTCAGCAAGCATAA
- the dkgB gene encoding 2,5-didehydrogluconate reductase DkgB, translated as MTKRVIEMPELGMGTFRLEGDTAYNSVKMALEVGFRHIDTAQIYGNEEQVGQAIKDSNIPRSEIFLTTKVWNNKLNKSDFIPSVKKSLEKLQVDSVDLLLIHWPSPANDEPMSEYLTELLKAKQLGLTKHIGVSNFTIANLNEAMQTLDSREIFTNQVEVHPYLTNTKLRAFCAQHDIHVTAYMPFVVGKVLKDQTIIDIANKHDASPAQVVLAWVNASGMTTIPSSTKRKNLEDNFNDHVKLDDEDIARIDGLDCGDRQATPEFAPQWDQ; from the coding sequence ATGACAAAACGTGTAATAGAAATGCCAGAACTCGGTATGGGAACATTCCGCTTAGAGGGCGACACGGCCTATAACTCAGTAAAAATGGCGCTCGAAGTTGGGTTTCGCCATATTGACACCGCACAAATTTATGGCAACGAAGAGCAAGTAGGTCAAGCCATAAAAGATAGTAATATTCCGCGCAGTGAAATATTCTTAACTACCAAAGTGTGGAATAACAAATTAAATAAAAGCGACTTTATCCCAAGCGTTAAAAAGTCACTTGAAAAGCTACAAGTTGATTCGGTCGACTTACTGCTAATTCACTGGCCATCGCCTGCTAACGACGAGCCAATGAGTGAATACCTCACTGAATTACTAAAAGCGAAGCAGCTTGGTTTAACTAAGCACATTGGTGTATCAAACTTCACCATTGCAAACTTAAATGAAGCAATGCAAACGCTTGACTCGCGTGAAATATTTACCAATCAGGTTGAGGTGCACCCATATTTAACTAATACTAAATTACGCGCATTTTGTGCTCAGCACGACATTCATGTAACAGCGTACATGCCATTTGTAGTAGGCAAAGTACTTAAAGATCAAACCATTATCGACATTGCTAACAAGCACGATGCAAGTCCAGCACAAGTTGTTTTAGCATGGGTTAACGCAAGCGGTATGACGACAATTCCATCATCAACTAAGCGTAAAAACTTAGAAGATAACTTTAACGACCACGTTAAATTAGATGATGAAGACATAGCCCGCATTGATGGTCTTGATTGCGGCGACCGCCAAGCAACACCAGAGTTTGCGCCGCAGTGGGATCAGTAA
- a CDS encoding putative quinol monooxygenase has protein sequence MLTVIAALSCKNIDADVMLTALENLQKSSRQEVGCLRYELSVKSDDEHTDYVVSEQWASDEHFEAHKNEPHFKAFGTQVTGLLTNSSIDVYKSIG, from the coding sequence ATGTTAACGGTTATAGCGGCACTGTCGTGCAAAAATATTGATGCAGATGTAATGCTTACAGCACTTGAAAACTTACAAAAGTCATCGCGCCAAGAAGTAGGGTGCTTACGTTATGAACTATCGGTAAAAAGTGATGATGAACATACCGACTATGTAGTTAGTGAACAATGGGCGTCTGACGAGCACTTTGAAGCGCATAAAAACGAGCCACACTTTAAAGCGTTTGGTACGCAAGTTACTGGGCTTTTAACCAATAGTAGTATTGACGTATATAAATCAATTGGTTAA